From one Lycium ferocissimum isolate CSIRO_LF1 chromosome 5, AGI_CSIRO_Lferr_CH_V1, whole genome shotgun sequence genomic stretch:
- the LOC132058489 gene encoding putative cyclin-D7-1, with the protein MESLLCDEVWLMSPTGDDHMHSNNVINNDVGNSSLFNSIKVECQQAFGILLDKEMSYMPKEGYVKRIKENCFIENARFKAIHWLIKSQRRWNLSFGTVFGAASYLDRFISLNKCQGWRYWMFELLSIACLSVASKFHETSPPQLLKLQMDGIEHLFESTMIQRMELTLLEALGWKLNSTTPYSYVELLQWSINSLKLSVLQDFTSRVNELLLGILLDAKFLEFRPSVIAQSAVNCISEYMSPLIDDSCFNHFTRLIPQDQKDDLSKCQKMMNKQFLIEEFQEFVTCGGYYYGPSSPVTVLTMEQHDLCDFQLHQYCSLFNIPQGDISFISNVNKRKRNKQEDTDV; encoded by the exons ATGGAGAGTTTGCTTTGTGATGAAGTTTGGCTCATGAGCCCTACTGGAGATGATCACATGCATTCAAATAACGTGATCAACAATGATGTTGGAAATTCTAGTTTGTTTAACTCAATCAAAGTAGAATGTCAACAAGCTTTTGGGATTTTATTAGACAAGGAGATGAGTTACATGCCTAAAGAAGGTTATGTGAAGCGCATAAAAGAGAACTGTTTTATTGAAAATGCTAGGTTCAAAGCTATTCACTGGCTTATTAAG TCTCAAAGGCGATGGAATCTCTCATTTGGAACTGTATTTGGTGCCGCAAGTTACCTTGATCGGTTTATCTCTTTAAACAAATGCCAG GGATGGAGATACTGGATGTTTGAGTTACTCTCAATTGCATGTTTGTCCGTCGCCTCTAAATTCCATGAAACAAGCCCCCCTCAATTGCTCAAATTGCAG ATGGACGGTATTGAACATTTGTTTGAATCAACAATGATCCAACGTATGGAATTGACATTGTTGGAGGCTTTAGGATGGAAATTAAATTctacaacaccatattcataCGTTGAATTGCTTCAATGGAGTATCAATtctctcaaattatctgtcctTCAAGATTTTACTTCACGTGTCAATGAGCTACTTCTTGGAATTCTTTTAG ATGCTAAATTCTTGGAGTTCAGGCCTAGTGTCATTGCACAATCTGCTGTTAACTGCATTTCCGAATATATGTCTCCGTTAATAGATGACTCTTGCTTCAATCATTTTACTAGACTCATCCCTCAAGATCAAAAG GATGATCTAAGCAAGTGTCAAAAAATGATGAATAAACAATTCTTGATTGAGGAATTTCAAGAGTTCGTGACATGTGGAGGTTATTATTATGGCCCTTCAAGTCCAGTGACTGTATTGACAATGGAGCAGCATGACTTGTgtgatttccaacttcatcaatatTGCTCTCTCTTCAATATTCCTCAAGGGGACATCAGTTTCATATCTAACGTTAATAAACGTAAAAGGAATAAACAAGAGGACACTGATGTCTAA